In one Lolium rigidum isolate FL_2022 chromosome 3, APGP_CSIRO_Lrig_0.1, whole genome shotgun sequence genomic region, the following are encoded:
- the LOC124698764 gene encoding uncharacterized protein LOC124698764 codes for MARSRCSPALSSYRCRSGGRVHGAGARRQGGEDEVGGFDSSLVREDEDEVAGVDACEKERMGIPHGSLNGQIEQALAVQAFSSLDGVRVPLRLALGELYELVILRMYSVCFLSLAGICFTVASVSGCWSCEKIYSFFSLYAR; via the exons ATGGCCAGATCGAGGTGCAGCCCCGCCCTTTCCTCCTACAGATGCAG ATCTGGTGGCAGGGTCCACGGCGCCGGCGCCCGGCGGCAGGGGGGCGAAGACGAGGTGGGAGGATTCGACTCGTCACTCGTGCGAGAAGACGAAGATGAGGTGGCAGGAGTCGACGCGTGCGAGAAGGAGAGGATGGGGATTCCACATGGCAGCCTCAACGGGCAGATCGAGCAGGCTCTTGCAGTGCAAGCCTTCTCCTCCCTCGATGGAGTCCGCGTGCCCTTGCGGCTGGCACTTGGTGAGCTGTACGAGCTGGTTATCCTGCGGATGTACTCTGTCTGTTTTCTTTCTCTCGCCGGGATCTGCTTCACGGTAGCTTCAGTTTCAGGTTGCTGGTCCTGCGAGAAGAtatattctttcttttctttataTGCCCGCTAG